The following coding sequences are from one Arcobacter nitrofigilis DSM 7299 window:
- a CDS encoding helix-turn-helix transcriptional regulator: MTLEELNFLVPIEQRSCICLNQSQTAHILGVSSSTLSNWRLEDGIGPEYKKVGNGTRSRVLYPKTAIIDWISKTIKTA, from the coding sequence ATGACATTGGAAGAATTAAATTTCTTAGTTCCTATTGAACAACGCTCATGCATATGTCTTAACCAAAGTCAAACTGCACATATTTTAGGTGTTTCATCATCAACATTATCAAATTGGCGATTAGAAGATGGAATTGGGCCTGAATACAAAAAAGTTGGCAATGGAACGAGGTCTAGAGTACTTTACCCTAAAACAGCAATTATTGATTGGATTTCTAAAACAATTAAAACAGCATAA
- a CDS encoding phage replisome organizer N-terminal domain-containing protein produces MSKKYYWIKLKESFFSDLRIKKLRKLAGGDTFTIIFQKIMLLSLSTNGVIVYQGIESNLSKELALIMDEDEDNVQLTLSYLKQTNILIEEDENNYNIPLISELTGTETDWAKKKREYRKRQNEDNVLTMSDKRREEIELEREKYAKLNQILLDKQITKDKKREKVLNQYIGESTC; encoded by the coding sequence ATGTCCAAAAAATATTATTGGATAAAACTAAAAGAGAGCTTTTTCTCTGATTTAAGAATAAAAAAACTTCGTAAACTTGCAGGTGGAGATACCTTTACTATCATATTCCAAAAGATAATGCTTTTATCATTAAGTACAAATGGTGTGATAGTTTATCAAGGTATTGAATCTAACTTATCAAAAGAACTTGCTCTTATCATGGATGAAGATGAAGACAATGTTCAACTTACATTATCATACTTAAAACAAACAAATATTTTGATTGAAGAAGATGAAAATAATTACAATATACCCCTTATATCAGAGCTTACAGGTACAGAAACTGATTGGGCTAAAAAGAAAAGAGAATATAGAAAAAGACAAAATGAGGACAATGTCCTTACCATGTCCGACAAGAGAAGAGAAGAGATAGAGTTAGAGAGAGAAAAATATGCGAAACTCAATCAGATTCTTCTTGATAAACAAATTACAAAGGATAAAAAAAGGGAAAAAGTCTTGAATCAATATATAGGAGAATCAACATGTTAG